A window of the Megalopta genalis isolate 19385.01 chromosome 2, iyMegGena1_principal, whole genome shotgun sequence genome harbors these coding sequences:
- the LOC143258899 gene encoding uncharacterized protein LOC143258899: protein MESMSLKVEKLRDSDNWLQWRFVIRTLLEDDDDTLDMCEGRLQRPIENSPDYEAKLQRFLKADKVARELIVTSVEKKPLNLLLSCTTAQEMWRKLNTVYDMKSGTM, encoded by the coding sequence atggagtCGATGAGTTTAAAAGTAGAAAAGCTTCGCGACAGTGATAATTGGTTGCAATGGCGCTTCGTTATCCGTACATTGCTCGAGGATGACGATGATACACTTGATATGTGCGAAGGAAGGCTACAGCGTCCGATTGAGAATTCGCCGGATTATGAAGCAAAATTACAAAGGTTTTTAAAGGCTGATAAAGTAGCTCGTGAGTTGATAGTTACTTCAGTAGAGAAGAAACCTCTTAATTTACTCCTGAGTTGTACAACTGCTCAAGAAATGTGGAGGAAACTCAATACAGTTTATGATATGAAGTCTGGGACTATGTGA